One window of the Fuerstiella sp. genome contains the following:
- the lptE gene encoding LPS assembly lipoprotein LptE, translated as MTHRRQTGTVLLLMVAVSGCGYTFGPQPVRGVRTVHVPVVQTDSFRRNLDYLLTEAVQAEIRTRTVYRLEEEHVADTILNLKIVDYRKDLLSETRFDDARELQLTLGAQISWIDRRNGRVLQERIFPISQDLAQRATDVSFAPELGHSMATAQQKAAERMAAQIVDIMELPW; from the coding sequence ATGACGCACCGAAGACAGACCGGTACGGTACTGCTGCTGATGGTTGCGGTCAGTGGCTGTGGTTATACATTCGGGCCGCAGCCGGTCCGAGGCGTACGGACCGTACATGTTCCCGTTGTTCAGACGGATTCCTTTCGTCGTAATCTTGACTATCTGCTGACGGAAGCTGTGCAGGCTGAAATTCGTACCCGTACAGTGTACCGCCTCGAAGAAGAACATGTCGCGGACACGATTCTCAACTTAAAAATTGTTGATTACCGTAAGGACCTGCTGAGTGAAACTCGGTTTGATGATGCGCGTGAGTTGCAGCTGACTCTGGGGGCGCAGATTTCGTGGATCGATCGTCGTAACGGTCGTGTATTACAGGAACGCATCTTTCCCATTAGTCAAGACCTGGCGCAGCGTGCAACGGACGTGAGCTTTGCTCCGGAACTGGGACATTCCATGGCAACTGCCCAGCAAAAGGCTGCCGAACGAATGGCGGCTCAAATCGTGGACATCATGGAATTGCCGTGGTGA
- the folD gene encoding bifunctional methylenetetrahydrofolate dehydrogenase/methenyltetrahydrofolate cyclohydrolase FolD, which produces MPARIIDGKQISSVERSAIAADAAEFSGQTGIIPQLAAVLVGDDPASQVYVRNKERACRKCGLKSTLHRLPQETTQSQLQQLIEQLNEHADVHGILVQLPLPDHLDAVPVLDAILPAKDVDGFHPENVGLMLQGRPRFLPCTPHGIIRMLEYERVETAGAHAVIIGRSDIVGKPMGALLIQRGADATVTTCHSRTKDIAAVTSQADILIAAVGIPEFVTSDMIRPGAVVIDVGINRVNDLLVGDVQFESASKTASAITPVPGGVGPMTIAMLLRNTLTAARQQTR; this is translated from the coding sequence ATGCCGGCACGAATTATTGATGGAAAACAAATCTCGTCAGTCGAAAGATCCGCGATTGCCGCTGATGCTGCTGAGTTCTCCGGACAGACCGGAATCATCCCACAACTCGCAGCAGTCCTCGTGGGAGATGATCCTGCGAGTCAGGTTTATGTACGCAATAAAGAACGGGCCTGCCGGAAATGCGGACTGAAAAGCACACTCCACCGGTTGCCGCAGGAAACGACGCAGTCGCAGTTACAGCAGCTTATAGAGCAACTGAATGAGCATGCCGATGTCCACGGAATTCTGGTTCAGCTGCCATTACCCGACCACCTGGATGCTGTCCCCGTATTGGATGCCATACTACCTGCTAAAGATGTAGACGGATTCCATCCGGAGAATGTGGGACTGATGCTGCAGGGCCGGCCGAGATTCCTGCCCTGCACACCTCACGGAATTATAAGAATGCTTGAATATGAACGTGTCGAGACCGCGGGGGCACATGCCGTGATCATCGGGCGGAGCGATATTGTCGGGAAACCGATGGGAGCACTGCTGATTCAGCGCGGTGCTGACGCAACTGTCACGACCTGTCACAGCCGTACGAAAGACATTGCCGCAGTCACCAGTCAGGCAGATATTCTGATTGCTGCAGTGGGCATTCCCGAATTCGTCACGAGCGACATGATCAGGCCGGGGGCGGTGGTAATCGATGTGGGTATTAACCGCGTGAATGATCTTCTGGTCGGCGACGTCCAGTTTGAATCGGCCTCAAAAACGGCATCAGCGATTACTCCGGTTCCTGGTGGAGTTGGGCCAATGACCATCGCCATGCTGCTGCGAAATACGCTGACGGCAGCCCGCCAGCAGACCCGCTGA
- a CDS encoding tetratricopeptide repeat protein, with protein sequence MKPVCRMESAAKRILRARGIWQRRFLSFVWVAAVGFWSLTVVGCQTMAGQKEGGVFASATAPVVKAVRNLWNGSGDDRDNSALARGSRFSEEGRQSVQQTKQLFDSGDYEGAAKQYGKLAEKYKGTSAGEEAQFRMAESWYALERYPVAQDGYDQLFVDYPSTRFVQTATKRMYRIAQVWLDLADPLNRSRIRTVSAVEVEYEHPNDAPPVPTAPSLKYRILPNFADRSRPVFDTQGRALKALKGIWLNDPTGPLADDALFATASYYLRREDYVEADRYFNILRDEYPDSPHIKDAFLLGSHVRLMSYQGPSYDGTSLEGAGRLTAQSLKMFPGSSERAQLRKDLQKIHLLKAQRIWDRIQYYEKKNNSDRAVGLTCVQLMNEFPNTQFADMARDKLATLDRNELQVLPGFDRILESLSPAPLPAERLNGQVKSVGATADETAGSGQL encoded by the coding sequence ATGAAGCCTGTTTGCCGAATGGAATCGGCTGCGAAACGAATCCTCCGAGCTCGAGGTATATGGCAGCGCCGTTTTTTGTCATTCGTTTGGGTGGCTGCCGTCGGTTTCTGGAGCCTGACGGTTGTCGGTTGTCAGACGATGGCCGGTCAGAAAGAAGGCGGGGTCTTTGCATCGGCGACCGCACCGGTGGTGAAAGCTGTCAGGAATCTTTGGAACGGTAGTGGCGACGATCGGGATAACAGCGCACTGGCCCGGGGAAGCAGGTTCAGTGAAGAAGGTCGCCAAAGTGTTCAGCAAACAAAGCAACTGTTCGACAGTGGAGACTATGAGGGCGCCGCAAAGCAGTACGGGAAGCTTGCAGAGAAATACAAGGGAACATCTGCCGGTGAAGAAGCTCAGTTTCGGATGGCCGAGTCATGGTATGCACTGGAGCGGTATCCGGTGGCACAGGACGGCTATGACCAGTTGTTTGTTGACTATCCGTCCACGCGATTTGTTCAGACGGCAACGAAACGGATGTATCGGATTGCTCAGGTTTGGCTCGATCTGGCAGATCCTTTAAATCGAAGCAGGATTCGAACTGTCAGTGCCGTCGAAGTTGAATACGAACATCCAAACGATGCACCGCCTGTTCCGACCGCGCCATCCCTCAAATATCGAATTCTGCCCAATTTTGCAGACAGGAGTCGACCGGTCTTTGACACACAGGGCCGTGCACTCAAAGCACTGAAGGGTATCTGGCTGAATGATCCGACCGGCCCACTGGCCGACGATGCCCTGTTCGCGACAGCCTCGTATTATCTTCGCCGGGAGGACTATGTTGAGGCAGATCGTTATTTCAACATTCTGCGTGACGAATATCCGGACAGTCCGCATATTAAGGATGCATTTCTGCTTGGGTCGCATGTGAGGCTGATGTCGTACCAGGGTCCTTCCTATGACGGAACGTCGCTGGAAGGTGCCGGTCGGCTGACTGCACAGTCCCTGAAAATGTTTCCAGGTTCTTCCGAGCGTGCTCAACTGCGCAAGGATCTGCAAAAGATACATTTGCTGAAGGCTCAGCGCATCTGGGACCGTATTCAGTACTATGAAAAGAAAAATAACAGTGACCGAGCTGTGGGACTGACATGTGTGCAATTGATGAATGAGTTTCCCAATACACAGTTCGCCGATATGGCACGGGACAAATTGGCTACTCTGGATCGGAATGAACTCCAGGTTCTGCCGGGATTCGACAGAATTCTGGAGTCCCTCTCACCGGCACCGTTACCTGCCGAACGTCTCAATGGTCAGGTGAAGTCTGTGGGAGCAACTGCGGACGAGACTGCCGGAAGCGGCCAACTCTGA
- the recO gene encoding DNA repair protein RecO, translating into MSLEKAEALVIRQADFSETSRVITLFSKEFGKFSVLAKGVKRLKGPFDAGIDLLSRSRVVFIRKSSGSLDLLTEARLVSRFVPPGSNIDSLYGGYYVADLLEGLTEEYDPEPEIYNLATDTLTKLMATEHHSLTSVVEFELGILRISGLLGSLTECIVCGSSVMQSGQLSSKNFAHWISQGGLLCADCRRPEFSGRSISAGSVAALRQLSSGDSQLSGRLRLTKQQIIECHHFAVSTITSILGRRPSTLRYLDGV; encoded by the coding sequence GTGTCACTGGAAAAAGCAGAGGCTCTGGTTATCCGGCAGGCGGACTTCAGCGAAACCAGCCGAGTTATCACGCTGTTCAGCAAAGAATTCGGAAAATTCTCAGTGCTTGCGAAAGGTGTCAAAAGACTCAAAGGGCCTTTTGATGCTGGTATTGACCTGCTTTCCAGGTCTCGCGTAGTCTTCATCCGCAAGTCCTCCGGCAGCCTGGACCTCCTCACCGAGGCCCGATTGGTTTCTCGTTTTGTGCCTCCGGGGTCGAACATCGACTCCCTTTACGGTGGCTATTACGTGGCTGATCTGCTTGAAGGGCTCACCGAAGAATATGATCCTGAGCCTGAGATCTACAACCTGGCAACGGACACGCTCACGAAACTCATGGCGACCGAACATCACTCACTGACATCGGTTGTCGAATTTGAACTGGGAATACTGCGAATTTCCGGGCTACTTGGCAGTTTGACGGAATGCATCGTCTGTGGGTCATCCGTCATGCAGTCCGGTCAGCTGTCATCCAAAAATTTCGCTCACTGGATCAGCCAGGGAGGACTGTTGTGTGCCGATTGTCGACGACCGGAGTTTTCGGGGCGTTCGATTTCAGCCGGGTCCGTTGCTGCACTTCGCCAGTTGAGTTCCGGTGACTCGCAATTGTCCGGACGTCTACGCCTCACAAAACAGCAGATTATTGAGTGTCATCATTTTGCGGTGTCAACAATTACAAGCATCCTGGGACGTCGTCCGTCGACGCTGCGTTATCTGGATGGTGTCTGA